Proteins from one Cicer arietinum cultivar CDC Frontier isolate Library 1 chromosome 3, Cicar.CDCFrontier_v2.0, whole genome shotgun sequence genomic window:
- the LOC101508761 gene encoding malonyl-CoA:anthocyanidin 5-O-glucoside-6''-O-malonyltransferase-like: protein MKKISSHNHHLHIITRTIKMTKIIEIFNVPPSSQEQLPTQTSLPLTFFDILWLRLPPVQRIFFYEFPHQTSLFFNTLLPKLKQSLSLTLHHFYPLLGHLIWPHDSNKPIIKYIKGDTLSLTIAESDSDFNHVSSTNLCEATQIHNLLPHLNISHEKASLLALQVTLFPNIGFSIGITSHHAALDGKTSTSFIKSWSYLCNKFEIGEKPIILPHELCPFFDRNVINDPNGLEAKYLSDWLKQGGPNNKSLMIWDLQVEQDSIRGLFQLSRFDIEKLKEFVVSKQKGQRKKDKNLHLSSFVVTIAYTWVCRVKAEEIKNKRLLMALNVDCRNRLEPPIPSTYFGNCIGARLAIVETSELLGENGLIVAVEVLSEALESLKDGVLNGAENWSSWLLEGLVVDDVKTIGAAGSPKFEVYSCDFGCGKPKKVEMASIDRTGAFCLSDSRNGDGFEIGFVSKKKAMEAFASLFAKDIASW from the exons atgaaaaaaatttcatcTCACAACCACCATCTTCATATCATCACAAGAAcaataaaaatgacaaaaatcatAGAAATTTTCAATGTACCACCATCTTCACAAGAACAACTACCTACACAAACATCACTTCCTCTTACCTTCTTTGACATACTATGGTTAAGATTACCACCTGTTCAACGAATTTTCTTCTATGAATTTCCACACCAAACCTCACTTTTCTTCAACACCCTTCTTCCAAAACTCAAACAATCCCTTTCTCTTACACTTCACCATTTTTACCCTCTTTTGGGTCATCTCATTTGGCCTCATGATTCAAACAAACCCatcatcaaatacatcaaaGGTGACACTC TTTCACTTACAATTGCTGAATCAGATTCTGATTTCAATCATGTTTCTAGTACTAATCTTTGTGAGGCTACACAAATTCATAATCTTTTACCTCACTTGAACATATCTCATGAAAAAGCTTCTCTTTTGGCTCTTCAAGTTACTCTTTTTCCAAATATTGGATTTTCCATTGGAATCACATCACATCATGCTGCTTTAGATGGTAAAACTTCAACTTCTTTTATCAAATCTTGGTCTTATTTATGCAACAAGTTTGAAATTGGAGAAAAACCCATTATTTTGCCACATGAATTATGTCCTTTTTTTGATAGAAATGTGATTAATGATCCAAATGGATTAGAAGCAAAATATTTGAGTGATTGGTTGAAACAAGGAGGACCTAACAACAAAAGCTTAATGATTTGGGATCTACAAGTTGAACAAGATTCAATTAGAGGTTTATTTCAATTATCTCGTTTCGATATCGAAAAGCTTAAAGAATTTGTAGTTTCAAAACAAAAGGGTCAaagaaaaaaggataaaaatCTTCACTTGTCAAGTTTTGTGGTAACAATTGCTTATACATGGGTATGTAGAGTGAAAGCAGAGGAAATTAAGAACAAAAGACTTTTGATGGCTTTGAATGTCGATTGCCGGAATCGTTTAGAGCCACCAATTCCTTCAACATATTTTGGAAATTGTATTGGAGCAAGGCTTGCAATTGTTGAAACAAGTGAGTTATTGGGAGAAAATGGACTAATTGTTGCTGTTGAAGTGTTGAGTGAAGCTTTGGAAAGTTTGAAAGATGGAGTGTTGAATGGAGCTGAAAATTGGTCTTCATGGTTACTTGAGGGTCTTGTTGTTGATGATGTTAAAACAATTGGTGCTGCTGGTTCACCTAAATTTGAGGTTTACAGTTGTGATTTTGGTTGTGGAAAACCAAAGAAAGTTGAAATGGCTTCTATTGATAGAACAGGTGCTTTTTGTCTTTCTGATAGTAGAAATGGTGATGGTTTTGAGATTGGTTTTGTGTCTAAGAAAAAAGCTATGGAGGCTTTTGCTTCTCTCTTTGCCAAAGATATTGCATCTTGGTGA